A portion of the Macaca mulatta isolate MMU2019108-1 chromosome 4, T2T-MMU8v2.0, whole genome shotgun sequence genome contains these proteins:
- the TOMM6 gene encoding mitochondrial import receptor subunit TOM6 homolog, whose amino-acid sequence MASSGVPVSAAGSANETPEIPDNVGDWLRGVYRFATDRNDFRRNLILNLGLFAAGVWLARNLSDIDLMAPQPGV is encoded by the exons ATGGCTTCCAGCGGGGTCCCGGTGAGCGCTGCTGGCTCGGCTAATGAAACTCCCGAAATACCGGACAACGTGGGAGATTGGCTTCGGGGCGTCTACCGCTTTGCCACAGATAGGAATGACTTCCGGAG gAACTTGATACTAAATTTGGGACTCTTTGCTGCGGGAGTTTGGCTGGCCAGGAACTTGAGTGACATTGACCTCATGGCACCTCAGCCAGGGGTGTAG